A window from Centropristis striata isolate RG_2023a ecotype Rhode Island chromosome 2, C.striata_1.0, whole genome shotgun sequence encodes these proteins:
- the LOC131987865 gene encoding beta-2 adrenergic receptor-like, with amino-acid sequence MTALLSNASVPGSTAVLLPTTDGPFNLTAAAQAGLSPGQSLAPLCTLCCCGFINRTLAVVFMVCLAFAIVVGNVVTLTVFVQTRQSRTPQGYLKVSLAIADMMVGVLVVPFSVYTEISLMVTSTPPIWYQSSSTSPATSSSLGGLVSPWQPCMLIGPVFAGCTFVSISTIFLMTLERSVAILRPLHKDALVTRRRTLLLILLSWAASFLLALAPLIFSRNFTLEYNECSRMCNYSPLLIGNQLPPDANILLLFPAFDFTLLGGTLAVNIVSFSSIRRYTRKRKLLSEGSLSDGGGGAGGGGGCPHRPSFSDIKAAKTIGILTFAFTASFTPIAVFVLGNVVGYTWCNFSFFAFWILTGNSCCNVIIYSVRDHRFRKGMTLLFQRDHSHSHGEKA; translated from the exons ATGACTGCTCTGCTTTCCAACGCCAGTGTTCCCGGGAGTACAGCGGTTCTGCTGCCGACTACAGACGGGCCGTTTAACCTGACTGCAGCCGCTCAGGCAGGACTCAGTCCAGGCCAGTCCCTGGCCCCTCTCTGCACCCTCTGTTGCTGTGGATTCATCAATCGTACTTTGGCAGTGGTGTTCATGGTCTGTCTGGCATTTGCCATCGTGGTTGGAAATGTGGTCACCCTGACTGTCTTTGTGCAAACAAGGCAGTCCCGAACACCACAGGGATACCTGAAAG TGTCTCTGGCCATAGCAGACATGATGGTCGGTGTCCTCGTGGTTCCTTTCTCCGTCTACACTGAGATCTCTCTTATGGTGACCAGCACGCCTCCCATTTGGTACCAGAGTAGTTCTACGTCCCCGGCCACCTCGTCTTCTCTCGGGGGACTGGTGAGCCCTTGGCAACCCTGCATGCTGATTGGCCCCGTGTTTGCCGGATGCACCTTTGTCTCCATCAGCACCATCTTCCTCATGACGCTGGAGCGAAGCGTGGCCATCCTACGGCCGCTCCACAAGGACGCCTTGGTGACCCGCAGACGGACTCTGCTCCTCATCCTGCTCTCCTGGGCCGCCAGCTTCCTGCTGGCTCTTGCGCCCCTCATCTTCAGCAGGAACTTCACTTTGGAGTACAATGAGTGCAGTCGTATGTGCAACTACAGCCCGCTGTTGATCGGAAACCAGCTGCCACCAGATGCCAACATTCTGCTGTTATTCCCAGCATTTGACTTCACACTGCTTGGTGGCACATTAGCAGTTAACATTGTGTCGTTCAGTAGCATCCGACGGTACACCCGAAAACGCAAACTGCTCTCAGAGGGGAGTCTGAGTGACGGAGGGGGAGGAGCCGGGGGAGGGGGCGGTTGCCCTCACAGGCCCTCCTTTTCAGACATCAAAGCTGCCAAGACTATCGGCATACTGACATTCGCCTTCACAGCGTCCTTCACTCCCATCGCAGTGTTTGTGCTCGGCAACGTGGTGGGATACACCTGGtgtaacttttccttttttgccTTCTGGATCCTGACAGGAAACAGTTGCTGTAATGTCATTATCTACAGTGTCAGGGACCACCGCTTCAGGAAGGGTATGACCCTGCTCTTTCAGCGGGACCACTCCCACTCACATGGAGAGAAGGCCTGA
- the hp gene encoding haptoglobin codes for MWFSLAVLLLAACLADVTQTEERVKASKLPSLRSRRMVGGMLAPHVPWQAMVYLSDSVLDGGYAGGALISDRWILTAGRNLFVGKSRQDIQGKKPVIPKVYLGITGRVEAGASKEVAVQKVVLHPRFQNRTDWDNDLALIQLKQPVVMSDKVTPIPLPEMGQDLGDAVGGSGVITGWGWGIYLTPASSLKFLVLPLANHSVCKAEYERDPLTPAVDDDMFCTGSPTVEENVCFGDAGGALAVKDAETGEIYAAGILSYDKPCSRSKYGVHMKITSYLPWIHSVIRGDTERSSTLRSEAMSKMFSLQS; via the exons ATGTG GTTTTCTCTGGCTGTGCTCCTCCTGGCTGCCTGTCTGGCAGATGTGACTCAAACTGAAGAAAGGGTGAAag CCTCAAAGTTGCCGTCACTGCGTTCAAGACGAATGGTCGGGGGAATGCTGGCTCCTCACGTCCCCTGGCAGGCCATGGTCTACCTCTCTGACAGTGTGCTGGACGGAGGCTATGCAGGCGGTGCTCTCATCTCCGACCGCTGGATTTTGACGGCTGGCAGGAACCTGTTTGTCGGGAAGAGTCGACAGGACATTCAGGGAAAAAAGCCTGTCATTCCTAAAGTGTACCTGGGAATCACTGGACGTGTAGAAGCCGGTGCCTCCAAAGAGGTTGCTGTACAGAAG GTTGTTCTCCACCCACGCTTCCAGAACCGAACTGACTGGGACAACGACCTGGCTCTGATCCAGCTGAAGCAGCCTGTGGTCATGAGCGATAAAGTGACCCCGATCCCCCTGCCAGAGATGGGTCAAGACCTGGGAGATGCCGTGGGAGGGTCAGGGGTCATCACCGGCTGGGGCTGGGGGATATACCTAACCCCTGCTTCATCTCTCAAATTCCTCGTACTCCCCCTGGCCAACCACTCCGTCTGTAAGGCAGAATATGAACGTGACCCGCTCACACCAGCTGTGGACGACGACATGTTCTGCACCGGATCCCCCACGGTCGAGGagaatgtttgttttggtgatGCAGGAGGCGCTCTGGCTGTCAAAGATGCGGAAACTGGGGAGATTTACGCTGCAGGGATCCTTTCCTATGACAAGCCCTGCAGCAGGTCGAAGTACGGCGTCCATATGAAGATTACCTCGTATCTGCCCTGGATCCACAGCGTCATCAGAGGAGATACGGAGAGGTCGTCGACTCTGCGCTCCGAGGCGATGTCCAAGATGTTCTCCTTGCAGTCGTAG